taataatcaaatattcatctatgtaaaaaaacaacaactgagggaatatttgaacattttatcCGCTATCTCCTCGACTCTCGGTGGTAGAAGCTGTTGTTGATGTGGTCATAGTCGGGGTTGTAGTTATGGCTGTAGTTGTAGTTGTAGTTGAAGTTGTAGTTGTAGTTGTAGTTGGGACTGTGGTTGTAGTTGGATTTGGCTTTGGTGGTGGAGGCGGTGGTGGGACAGTCGCTGGTTTGGGAGGCCACAGACCTTGTAACAGAACCCATAAAGGGATAGAAGGCTGGGGAGGAACTGGGTTATGATTGCCTctctgcagataaaaaaaaaactcagagatttatttttaaataatctttatataattgaatatttaatatataattgTATATGATAAAAAAATGATTCTTACCTCATCGCTGTCAGACTCGCTGCTGGAGCTATGATAATATCTCCGTACCTCATTACTTTCTGAACTGCTACTGCTATGACACATCTGCAAaagtacatttaattaaaaaccaGTTGATTAATACATTAGCTGAAAATGATTCATCCGTCATTGGAAAGCAACAAGAAAAGAGAATGTCTGATTACTTACAGCCACAGGAGAATTGAGCAAGCAGAAAGTCATCAGCAGGAACATATTCATCTTGCAGTTGGAGTTATATTGGAAACCAGTTGATAATCAGAGCTGCCAGCTGCAGCATCCGAGATCGAGGGTTAATAAGGAATAAAATATTACGCCTGTGTTCCCCACCTTCAGTATGCTCCCTCCAGGAAACTCCATTAGCTTTTAAACGGCCTCGGCTTGCCCGCATTGCTCTTGTACTTTAAAGGTGTGTTACTTGGTGTTAGATGTGGTCGTTGTCATGGCAGCCTACAAAGACAAAACCAAAACAGGCGTGTACGCAGTTGTATTACCTGACAAGATTGTGTTTCATTGGTGTGGAACATTTAAGACCAACATCCTAATTATGATCCCGACAATCTGACACATGCTGAGCTGAAACATTGTCTAAACCCAATTTGTAGCAGtgatcactcacacacacacacacacacaaacacatagagTGTATGCCTTGTAGGTTAAACACAGatttaaaacataaaatgcaGTGTTGTAAttgttttcaaaaataaattaaagtattTGTGGCCGAAGTCAGAGGAGTTGGACGTTGCTGAAACACTCCGTACTTGCAAAGAGAACATGCAGCCTCAAACTTCCAGATAGGCCAATTTTAATATCAGATATAGACAATATCGTGACTGGAAGCGGCAACTTAGTTTGTGTAGAAATGATGCTGTGGGAGTCAAGCTTCAGTTTCAACACAGCAGACGGCTGCAGGCACAGTTTGGAATAGCAATGCTGCAATCGAAAAAATAAACTGTCTCAAACAAAGGATAACGTGCACCAACATAGCCTGTTTATtggtgctgtttgtttttctgcttattGGCTTTCCAGGTAGATTCTTGTCGGGTCAGACAGAAACCTGAGTCATTATTGTGTCATCTCTTGCTTATTTGTGAAATTCATTTCCTgcagggggttagggttaggtctgTTCTCGCACTTATCTGTggtattctttctttctgagaATTAGAATTCACAATATAATATGATTTGAGAATTATGACTGGTGTGTCAAattgttgttttattcaaattacaaaataaaaagacaccaGAGTGTGTATTTTAAATACTTCTCCCACTTGTTCATTTATGTGCTGACATTAGCTCACACTGTAAGCAAGGTCTCCGTCCACAGGTGACACAAGAACACCTCATGTCTTGCAATCAAACAGTGTCATTGCAAAACACTCAAACCAGCAAAGGTAGAAAAAATACTTTGTAAACCCATGTGCTGCCATGTCCAACGATTCAACTTGTTATGTTTGGTTTGCTTCACTCATCGCATGCATTGATTGAGAAATCGCATTGACAACGGTCTGTCAGTAAAAGGGTGGATCTTGGATTTCATCTGTTGACAGATTGATAGAATGATGTGCAAACAAATCCGCCTTcatccagaacattttcagATTAATGTTCTGatgtgaaaccttttttttttttagagatggGGAACAACAGGAAAAAGGGATTTATGGCTTTCCTGGTTGACTGCTGACTATTTGATTTCCAAATTACAATACTGGGTCACTTGAATCTACTCACACAGTAGACGTTTGCCTGTACGTACACTTCATAGTACTGCTGCTTATCATTATATCCTGACTTGTGGTTCATCTTATGAGGACTTAGCTATCAATATAAGGCAATGTGGTGAACAAATAGAATGAAAATGGGATGAGATTCTTTTGTTGCTCATTCCAACCGTTGCCTCAGCCGTCTGGTTGGTCTCTGTTGATGTCGCAGGTGGATGTGAAGGTTCTGAGCTGGTCTGCGGCCATGAGGCTTAAATGATGGTTCATCGTAACCAACTGTTTTGAAACTGTATCTCGGCCTGTCTGTTGCACTTAATAAAAGACTTTTATATgtatatgcatgtttttatatatttgataTACATgcatattaaaagaaaaacacatactAGTCCATGTTCTTTATTTAAGAAGTTTATTTAGTGTAATACAGGGACAAGTGTTTGAAAATCTAACTCTAATTTAAAGGGAACAGCgaatgaaaaacacaagaagaTAACATCATTTAAAGCTGAAAAGTGTCACTCtgagaaaacataaaataagagtgattagaaaaaaacaataacaatcaaaatgtttttcaaataTCAAGAATCAAGTAATCACATACTGATATCATGGAGTTAACCTCAAGGAGGAGGAGTGGTGGTAGTGGTGCCTGGGCCAGGGGTAGTAACAGGTGAAGTAGTAGCAGctgtagtagtagtggtagtagtagcagtagtggtAGTGGCTGctgtagtagtggtagtagctGTAGCTGTCGTCGCAGTATTTTGTTGCACGAGGGCGAGAATGATCTGGTACAACTGTTGTTGAGTCAGTGTTTGAGCTGCCGTCGCTGCCTGGACGACCTTCaacaaaatcaaacacattCATCATCAAACCAACGGCAGAGAACTTACctaaacaaaaatgtgtttactgATATCGAAAATACTTACCTCATTAGAGTCCGAGTCAGAAGCAGAGCTAGAATACGAGCGGGTGAGTCGTCTGTGAAGCCCCGCCATCTGCAGCAAATCCACAAGTCGCATGTATAAGGCACTCACATTTAATTACACTATTACCATTATGAttgaacaaataaaatcagtgaCAGCGATGGAGCTTGTGAGTCAGTTGCACTTACAGGATGAGTAGCAGCGAGGCTCAGGAGGCATCCGAGAACAAATAGCAACTTCAGCATGGTTGCAATGATCACTCCTGctgaaaagcaataaaaaggaaataacaaGCACATGATTAGATGAGCTGGTTTAGAGAACATTTCTAggacatattatataatatacacACTCTACTTATTTCAAAtagaaaaaagtaataaaataaaaactgaattaCATTCAAGTCTTCATAAAGTGTCTCCAGAGGAGTTTGTGTTGCTCTGAGTGTTGAGCGTTGCTTATATATTGTCATGGGTGTGGCTGTCATCTCATCAGCCTACAGCATTTTTGGGAAAttattaatcattattattattaagcttCTTACTCCACATTTTACAGTGAGGAAATAGATCAGCCATGCGATTATGAGAGCCACACCTGGAGGGTGTAAATGGTTAAAATATGTTATCTGACTATTTTAACACATTCAAtcattttaccattgtttttatagatttattgttttgttttgaaccTATAAAACCTACATGTTACCCTCTGATTCAATACAATGTCAATATAACAGAGGAGGCAggatccaaaaacaaaaaataaatagttgaTCACGTATCCGATTTTCTAACAAAACTGaaacaattatatattttatgtattttataccttttctaataatatatatatatttagattaaataataattgttttggGTCAAAACATACCTTGCCAAGATAAGGACCTTTTGATATCTTCTATGAATGTATTGTTATTCTGATTGCATTGAAAAACACCTTGACCTGCATTTCTTACTTCAGAGATGCTATGTAATTACAGGTGAAGAcaacagtgatgatgatgatgctgtcaatgtattattaataattattacattattatgaTCCTGATTTATGGTTTTACTTAAATGATAAAGGAGGGAGGCTGACTGGagaaattaatttatttcagaAGTTTCCAACATTTAAAAAGCTCAAAACATCCACAGACAATTTATAGCAACCGCTTTCATCTGAATCACACTcgttttgacattttcaaacacATATGGGTGTGGAATGTGTTGCCAAACAAATACATGGTGGCTCATTGTCGCCCCCGGTCCTCGGTGGAGTCTATCACAATCCGATTCAGGCTGTGGAAAGCAGTGAAGGTTCTGAAACTAGGAATCTTTCTTTGAACCTCCATGATACTGCAATACTTAGTGCACAGAAATGAGTATATATGTATGTTTATATGAATAGATGTACatacatgcatatatgcatgctGTAAGAtaagaaacacacactttgAGAAATGCTGATTGCAAAACGAAAGTTAAGGTGgaggagtagtagtagtagtggcagtTGTAGTAGTGGTAGGTGCAGTGGTAGTAGTAGGTGCAGTGGTAGTTGTTGGAGCagctgtagtagtagtagtagtggtagtaggtGCAGTGGTGGTAGCAGTTGCAGTCAGCTGTTTTATGAGGGCCAAAATGACCTGGAGCTGGGCCTGAGTCAGTCCGGAATTGGCTGttggtgctgctggtgctgctgttgTCCGGGTGGGAGCGCGCTTCAAGAAGATAAGACGCGTTCCTTGTCAAACTTACAACGCTGCAGTTTTCTGAAGAATTTGACAGTATGTGACATTCAGGTGTGTCAACCGATAATCAATACTCACCTCAtcggagtcagagtcagagctAGAGTCTGAATCTGAGCGGGCAAGTCGCTTGTGAATCTCCACCATCTGTAGGAAATCCATAAGTCACTTAATGTACAGGGTACTCACCTTTAATTACACTATCACACAGTTATGATTCAGCATATATAAACAGTGACAATGAAGATTGTTAGTGTGCGACACTTACAGGATTAGCCAGAGCGAGGCTCAGGAGGCATCCGAGAACAAATATCAACTTCAGCATGGTTGCAAACGATCACACCTGttgaaaagcaataaaaagGGAAATAACAAGCACATGATTAGTTGCATTTCCAGAATCTTCTCACAATCCCACCGAGAAAATGCACATGagagtcataaaaataattacCTTTGAGTGTTCACAAGGTAGACTGAGTGTCTCACAAATCTGTTAGTGTCGCTCTGAACGCTGGTCATTTATACGCTCATGGGTGTGGGATGTCAACACATCAGCGCTTGGTACTGTTGGGAAATTGCAGTTATTGGGAAATCTTTAACCTCCAAGGTGAGGAAATTGGTTGTCAAAGCAATTATGAGGGGCACACCTGGAGAATATTAATATGCACAATAAATCCAAATGCACATCCTACATTTTATATTGCAGCCCACAGAATCAAAttctcattttttcttttttactgcatttatttaaacatttttaactgTTACAACACAAACCCATatataaatgtgtctttttttattatttctagtGAGTTGCTTTCTCATCAAATAGAAAGGAACCCAAAATGAAGAGGCAAAATTACACATGCCCATAAACACAGAAATTTGCCAAATTTGCCTTTTTTAAAGTGAACATAATAACTGATAATTgctgcagataaaaaaacacaggaatGTTGGACACAgttataaatgtttatttttatttttattttattttttacaatttgtTGTGTCTCCTATATAGAAGTTTTATTAAACAGAATCTGTCTCATCAAAATCGTCACATCTGTTGTCCAAGGACAAAATAAATTCTTCTCCATTGTTGACTGTCAAGAAAAGTAAATTTATCATTACTGGATTTGTCTCAAATACAGAGCATGTCATTTTGAAAGCTTCCAGCAAagattaaactttatttaaaaaagaaaccttgcagtatattttgttttgataaTAAATTCAAACTTGTACTAAATAACATATGAATGATTTATTGGATATTGTGACTGTGAAATCTTACATTTGCATACCACCTACGGGAggttttccatttcattttggaCATTTTCTATTATTAATATTCAGCTGATGTCCAACAATTGACAAAGTTCTGCTAAGGCCTGTCCA
The sequence above is a segment of the Brachionichthys hirsutus isolate HB-005 unplaced genomic scaffold, CSIRO-AGI_Bhir_v1 contig_248, whole genome shotgun sequence genome. Coding sequences within it:
- the LOC137912887 gene encoding threonine-rich protein-like, with product MLKLIFVLGCLLSLALANPMVEIHKRLARSDSDSSSDSDSDERAPTRTTAAPAAPTANSGLTQAQLQVILALIKQLTATATTTAPTTTTTTTTAAPTTTTAPTTTTAPTTTTTATTTTTPPP